The proteins below are encoded in one region of Parvicella tangerina:
- a CDS encoding toxin-antitoxin system YwqK family antitoxin, translated as MIIFFQPYQQTNNNSKFSFLKIFLFLFIGIVQIPFSNDFFSQKDEVDPNGYNVFYYPNGQKSSEGYLENGKPNGYWITYYESGVKKTEGNRKNFELDSTWNFYSEKGNITQAINYRNGLKNGAVLKFDTSGNIKLEEQYANNLRQGVSKEFYASGDVHWRYNY; from the coding sequence TTGATCATTTTCTTTCAACCATATCAACAGACTAATAACAATAGTAAATTTTCTTTTTTAAAGATCTTCTTATTTCTATTTATAGGAATTGTTCAAATCCCTTTTTCAAATGATTTTTTCAGTCAAAAAGACGAAGTAGATCCGAACGGCTACAACGTCTTTTACTATCCAAACGGTCAAAAAAGCAGCGAAGGATATTTAGAAAATGGTAAACCAAACGGATATTGGATCACTTATTATGAAAGTGGTGTCAAGAAAACAGAAGGTAATCGAAAAAACTTCGAATTAGATAGTACCTGGAATTTTTACAGTGAAAAAGGAAATATTACCCAGGCCATCAATTATAGAAATGGACTTAAGAATGGAGCGGTATTGAAGTTCGATACATCTGGTAATATCAAGTTAGAAGAACAATACGCCAACAATTTAAGGCAAGGTGTTTCGAAAGAGTTTTACGCTTCAGGAGATGTACATTGGCGCTATAACTATT
- the rpiB gene encoding ribose 5-phosphate isomerase B, with protein MRIAIGSDHAGFKLKARIIDLLTTAGNEVEDFGCFSEESMDYPDVAHPVCESIEGKQNEMGILICGSGNGISMTANKHQGIRAALCWTAEIAELARLHNDANILSLPARFITEEEALNCVNTFFKTEFEGGRHQRRVDKISC; from the coding sequence ATGAGAATAGCTATAGGAAGTGACCATGCTGGATTTAAACTAAAAGCACGGATTATTGATTTATTGACTACTGCAGGAAATGAGGTAGAAGATTTTGGTTGTTTTTCGGAAGAAAGTATGGATTATCCAGATGTTGCGCATCCTGTATGTGAAAGTATTGAAGGAAAGCAAAATGAAATGGGTATTTTGATTTGTGGAAGTGGAAATGGAATAAGTATGACAGCGAATAAGCATCAAGGCATTAGAGCTGCTCTTTGTTGGACGGCAGAAATAGCTGAATTAGCGCGATTGCACAATGATGCGAATATTTTATCGTTGCCCGCTAGGTTTATTACAGAAGAGGAAGCTTTAAATTGTGTAAACACCTTTTTTAAAACAGAATTTGAAGGAGGAAGGCATCAAAGAAGGGTAGATAAAATAAGTTGCTAA
- a CDS encoding M28 family peptidase produces MRNFVIFIIIVLGISSCVIFNKKGSIELETLPNDLAQKYAASITEKDLEKHLTVLASDEYEGRETAMPGQKKAAKYIENHFSAIGLAPGLSDDSYQQSFPVELKDPSKVEFKINGTELTFLDHFYYLGNLNDTVYNQVEVVELGFGVDAETYSDYKNKDVAGKFILIKEGIPEKIELSAAWGSWRNKLDAAANHGALGMITIQNKFDDRVDQIRMFVENPRMQLHDKGNQQYNYSIPNIYVSDSLVNAYEWNGEMTVDLAIQTKELLSSENVLGFMEGTDLKEEIVVITAHYDHIGYDNGEICNGADDDGSGTVSLLEIAEAFTLAKSAGNGPRRSILFMTVSGEEKGLLGSQYYSEHPVYPLENTVVDLNIDMIGRKDSLHDNDQYVYLIGADRISKDLHYISEEVNKELIDFYLDYTYNEEDDPNHFYYRSDHYNFAKHNIPVIFYFSGVHEDYHKPTDDVDKILFPKLAKTAKLIFYTAWEIANRTERIRKNA; encoded by the coding sequence ATGCGGAATTTCGTCATATTCATTATTATCGTTCTTGGAATTAGTTCTTGTGTTATTTTCAACAAGAAAGGAAGTATAGAACTGGAGACACTGCCAAATGATCTTGCACAGAAATATGCAGCATCCATAACAGAAAAAGATTTAGAAAAACACCTTACTGTACTAGCTTCTGATGAATACGAGGGTAGAGAAACTGCTATGCCTGGCCAAAAGAAGGCAGCAAAGTACATAGAGAATCACTTTAGCGCAATTGGGTTAGCTCCTGGACTCAGTGATGATTCCTATCAACAAAGTTTTCCGGTTGAATTGAAGGATCCTTCAAAAGTGGAATTTAAAATTAATGGTACGGAATTAACTTTTCTGGATCACTTCTATTATTTAGGAAACCTAAACGACACTGTTTATAATCAGGTTGAAGTAGTAGAATTAGGATTTGGTGTGGACGCTGAAACATATTCAGACTATAAAAATAAGGATGTAGCGGGTAAGTTTATTTTAATAAAAGAAGGTATTCCTGAAAAAATTGAGCTGAGTGCAGCCTGGGGCAGTTGGAGGAATAAACTTGATGCTGCTGCAAATCATGGTGCGTTAGGGATGATTACGATTCAAAATAAATTTGATGATCGAGTAGATCAAATCAGAATGTTTGTTGAGAATCCTCGAATGCAACTGCACGATAAAGGAAATCAACAGTATAATTATTCCATCCCTAACATTTATGTCTCAGACTCCTTGGTAAATGCCTATGAATGGAATGGTGAAATGACGGTAGATCTAGCTATTCAAACCAAGGAACTCCTGAGCTCAGAAAATGTTCTTGGTTTTATGGAAGGAACGGATTTGAAAGAAGAAATTGTTGTGATTACAGCGCATTATGACCATATTGGCTATGATAATGGAGAAATTTGTAACGGAGCAGATGATGATGGCAGTGGTACAGTTTCTCTTTTGGAGATAGCTGAGGCATTTACATTAGCCAAATCAGCGGGTAATGGTCCAAGAAGAAGTATTTTATTTATGACGGTTTCTGGAGAGGAGAAGGGGTTATTAGGTTCTCAGTATTACTCTGAACATCCTGTTTATCCATTAGAAAATACAGTGGTTGATCTCAATATTGATATGATTGGAAGAAAGGATAGCCTTCACGATAATGATCAATATGTCTATTTGATCGGAGCAGATAGGATCAGTAAAGACTTGCACTATATTAGTGAAGAGGTAAATAAGGAGTTAATCGATTTTTATTTGGATTATACGTATAATGAAGAAGATGATCCAAACCACTTTTACTACCGATCTGATCACTATAACTTCGCAAAGCATAACATCCCTGTGATCTTTTATTTTAGTGGTGTTCATGAGGATTATCATAAGCCTACAGATGATGTCGACAAAATTTTATTTCCAAAGTTGGCAAAAACAGCAAAACTGATATTTTATACAGCTTGGGAGATAGCAAATAGAACAGAAAGAATAAGAAAAAACGCATAG